GCAGGAACCGCCCCGGCCAGCAGCGAACCGTAGAAGAAATGCCGTCTGGAAAGCCTATCCGCCATAAGGAGGAATTTTATCAGACCTGAAAGTCCGAAGTGGGGGACCGAATCAGCTCGTCGGTCGGTTCAAGATTTCGAAGAAGAGCTGATTCCACAGCTGGACGAAATCGATCGAGCGGAGTCGGAGTTGTCCCAAGCACGCGTTAAGCGTCAGAAAAAACAACGGCAGAGTGTCTGGCCCGGCGGACATCGAAAGGAACTTGTTATAGTCCTGTCCCGGTGCCGGGACACAGTTCTTGCCGTCACGCTCAGCGTAGCGTGCAATCATAAATCCAGGCTGAGCAACAAACACAAAATCAGGCAAGAGCTGTTTGTCCTGTGGCGTCTGTACCATCCTCTCATTGAGCTCAGTTACGATTGCATTCGGCGATGCGCCGGTGTACCCGAATACAACGCCGAGGTAAGGATTGCGCTTATCGGGAGCGCAAGCAAGGCCAGCACAGGTCTAGTCGCACCATCGGCAGGAAGTCCATGCTATCCGCAATTCGGCGCTCAAGCCGCTTGATGCTGGCGATGTTGCCGCAGGCGAACCGGAGTTCGGCGAGAGAAAGGTTGGACTTAACTTCGATGGAACCGTAGACCGATTCGGCAGGAAACAGTTGGCATGGTCCATTGCGAAAGAGAATGGTTGAGAAAATCGCGTCATACAAGATGATGTCGACCTGAGCGCTCTGTTCGCCGTTGCAGGAGAATACCTCACCGGAGGACAGGCCATAGCACTCCGGAAGAAAGGGACGGAGGAACTGCTTGATGATCGACTCGCGAAAGCTGCCACGATCTCCCATCTGAGCAAATAGCTTTGAATCGGCGAGATCAGCAGTCATTCTGCTACTCTGGTTGCGCAGTGCTCGCAGGAGATGCATGGCTGAT
Above is a window of Clostridia bacterium DNA encoding:
- a CDS encoding DUF6602 domain-containing protein; protein product: MTADLADSKLFAQMGDRGSFRESIIKQFLRPFLPECYGLSSGEVFSCNGEQSAQVDIILYDAIFSTILFRNGPCQLFPAESVYGSIEVKSNLSLAELRFACGNIASIKRLERRIADSMDFLPMVRLDLCWPCLRSR